One Phaseolus vulgaris cultivar G19833 chromosome 2, P. vulgaris v2.0, whole genome shotgun sequence DNA window includes the following coding sequences:
- the LOC137810419 gene encoding cysteine-rich receptor-like protein kinase 10, translating to MRREELIRSPMHSKSIQLLLLCTFALFSDVVFGDPPYKICSSSGSYGNGTSFENNLNNLLSSLSSNASDSKFYNTSYGVFPDRVYGLFMCLDYISNESCQKCITTVTEEILKLCPQTKEAVVWEESCQLRYSNNNFLGMLNVTGNIGLDNVQNTSETEKFESSVNETLRNLTKVASFDVSANMYATGDVPFEEETIFALVQCTRDLTADDCSRCLQSAIGDIPSCCYASIGGRVLSRSCYLRYELYAFYDGATGPTDSSTAKKESKNKSSKIWMIAGITVVVGLIMVFFIFGLYLVRNKRHRHGKNEIDNHKISLRSLRVATNNFSDLNKLGQGGFGPVYKGKLCDGQEVAVKRLSACSEQGSEEFINEVLLIMKLQHKNLVKLLGFCVDGEEKLLVYEFLPNGSLDVVLFDPKKRARLDWSKRLNIINGIARGILYLHEDSRLKVIHRDLKASNVLLDHNMNAKISDFGMARIFSGNEGEANTATIVGTYGYMAPEYAMAGLYSIKSDVFGFGVLLLEIITGKRNAGCYHSKTTSSLLSYAWSVWNEGKVIELSDPLLCDSCPGDEFLRYMQIGLLCVQEDAYDRPTMSSVVMMLKNETATLAHPEKPPFSVGRFNSNDPDSQECSLNFLTMSDILPQ from the exons ATGAGAAGGGAAGAACTCATTCGATCTCCAATGCATTCCAAATCCATTCAATTGCTGCTTCTTTGCACTTTTGCTTTATTTTCGGATGTTGTATTTGGCGATCCTCCGTATAAAATTTGTTCTTCAAGCGGCAGCTATGGAAACGGCACTTCCTTTGAAAACAATTTGAACAACCTGCTTTCATCTTTATCCTCCAATGCTTCAGACTCCAAATTCTATAATACTTCTTATGGGGTTTTCCCTGACAGAGTTTATGGCCTCTTCATGTGCCTTGATTATATTTCGAATGAATCTTGTCAGAAATGCATCACCACAGTAACAGAGGAAATTCTCAAACTGTGTCCTCAAACAAAAGAAGCAGTTGTGTGGGAAGAGTCATGTCAGTTGCGTTATTCCAACAACAATTTCCTGGGTATGTTAAATGTCACGGGGAACATTGGCTTGGACAATGTACAGAATACTTCAGAGACAGAGAAGTTTGAGTCTTCTGTGAATGAGACACTGAGGAATCTTACTAAGGTAGCATCTTTTGATGTTTCTGCTAACATGTATGCTACTGGGGATGTTCCCTTTGAAGAGGAAACAATATTTGCCTTAGTCCAGTGCACCAGAGATTTAACTGCAGATGATTGTAGTAGGTGCCTACAAAGTGCCATTGGAGATATACCAAGTTGTTGCTATGCCTCCATCGGGGGAAGAGTTCTGAGCCGTAGCTGTTATTTAAGGTATGAGCTTTATGCCTTCTATGATGGTGCAACAGGACCAACAGATTCTTCAACTGCCAAAAAAGAAAGCAAAA ATAAATCAAGCAAAATATGGATGATTGCAGGAATTACAGTTGTGGTAGGCTTGATCATGGTATTTTTCATTTTCGGATTGTACCTTGTCAGGAATAAAAGACATCGACATG GTAAGAATGAAATAGACAATCATAAGATCAGTCTTAGATCTCTTCGAGTGGCTACCAATAACTTTTCTGATTTGAATAAGCTTGGACAAGGGGGATTTGGCCCTGTTTACAAG GGGAAACTTTGTGATGGCCAAGAAGTAGCAGTGAAGAGGTTGTCAGCTTGCTCAGAACAAGGCTCAGAGGAATTCATAAACGAGGTTCTTCTGATAATGAAACTTCAACACAAAAATCTTGTAAAGCTTCTTGGATTTTGTGTAGATGGAGAGGAGAAGCTTCTTGTGTATGAGTTTTTACCCAATGGTAGTCTTGATGTCGTACTCTTTG ATCCAAAGAAACGTGCACGACTAGATTGGAGCAAACGCCTGAATATCATAAATGGAATAGCAAGGGGGATACTTTATCTTCACGAAGATTCTCGACTGAAAGTGATTCATAGAGACCTAAAAGCAAGTAATGTGTTGTTGGACCATAACATGAACGCAAAGATCTCAGACTTTGGAATGGCAAGGATATTTTCAGGAAATGAAGGTGAAGCTAACACTGCTACAATAGTTGGCACATA TGGGTACATGGCTCCAGAGTATGCAATGGCGGGACTATATTCCATAAAATCTGATGTGTTTGGGTTTGGTGTGCTATTGCTTGAGATCATTACAGGGAAACGTAACGCGGGTTGCTATCACTCTAAAACCACTTCTAGCCTTCTATCATAT GCGTGGAGTGTGTGGAATGAGGGAAAGGTGATAGAACTAAGTGATCCATTGTTGTGTGATTCATGCCCTGGAGATGAGTTTCTGAGATACATGCAGATTGGACTGCTATGTGTTCAAGAGGATGCATATGATAGGCCAACCATGTCTTCTGTTGTGATGATGCTGAAGAATGAAACAGCTacacttgcccatccagaaaaaCCACCTTTCTCTGTAGGAAGATTCAATTCTAATGACCCAGATTCCCAGGAATGCTCACTCAATTTCTTAACCATGTCAGATATATTGCCCCAGTAA
- the LOC137810418 gene encoding cysteine-rich receptor-like protein kinase 15 — protein sequence MTMLKHTPSALLLFIVFLLTSSPNRVSGEDPLDIYCPSSSEFPLYNLNSSFHDNLNLVLGLLSSTNASTAGFYTTSRGQEPNRVYGQSLCRGDITNSTVCRECIEKASQEIMNSCRSENAMIWFNLCQVRYSFQSFDVVAYTGKYPKQNDEEKNVSDPVRFREYLTFLMNNLSSEAAFNLVRNMFAAGEIEYPGKKTIYGLVQCTRDMSLEGCSSCLSSAFTEITTCCSHREGGIILSRTCNIRFQLSQFFNASSAYLLVYPTSTGRKWKSWMFVLIIFGSIFLLALLIGLGIACLRGKTNRDKDEEISERTLLEELTTPKHVALTREGDLISSEEVLFMTLASIKVATDDFSDTNKLGQGGFGAVYKGVLPDGKEIAVKRLSRKSWQGIEEFKNEVVLIAKLQHKNLVRLLGCAMEGEEKLLIYEFMSNKSLDQLIFDPEKRSKLDWKTYNGIINGIARGLLYLHEESRLKIIHRDLKPNNVLLDHELLAKISDFGMARIFSQNQNAANTKRVVGTYGYMAPEYAMEGLFSVKSDVFSFGVVLLEIISGKRSNGFYQTELAPTLLAYAWRVWNEGKALEFVDSVVLETCPATEVERCIHIGLLCVQENPEHRPTMSTVMLLLGSESMGLPQPKQPAFALSKVLHLDPSTTTNPSDNEIVFSDILPR from the exons ATGACCATGCTCAAACACACACCTTCAGCTCTGCTTTTGTTCATCGTATTTCTACTTACCTCGTCTCCCAATCGGGTTTCTGGAGAAGACCCTCTTGATATTTACTGTCCTAGTTCCAGTGAATTCCCTCTGTACAACCTCAACAGTTCATTCCATGACAACCTCAACCTTGTTCTGGGGTTGCTTTCCTCCACCAACGCTTCAACGGCTGGTTTCTACACCACGTCTAGAGGACAAGAGCCAAACAGGGTGTATGGACAATCGCTGTGCAGAGGGGACATCACCAACTCCACAGTTTGCAGAGAATGCATTGAGAAAGCAAGCCAGGAGATAATGAACAGTTGCAGGAGTGAAAATGCAATGATATGGTTCAACCTTTGCCAAGTGCGCTACTCCTTTCAGAGCTTTGATGTGGTGGCTTATACTGGAAAGTATCCGAAGCAGAACGATGAGGAGAAGAATGTCTCTGATCCTGTTCGATTCAGGGAATACTTGACTTTTCTAATGAACAATCTCTCATCCGAGGCTGCTTTCAATCTTGTCAGGAACATGTTTGCGGCTGGTGAAATTGAGTATCCTGGGAAGAAGACAATTTATGGGTTGGTCCAATGTACGAGGGACATGTCCCTCGAAGGCTGCAGTAGTTGTTTGAGTTCTGCCTTCACAGAAATCACTACATGCTGCTCCCACAGAGAAGGTGGGATTATTCTTAGTCGTACTTGCAATATCAGGTTCCAATTGTCTCAGTTCTTCAATGCTTCTTCTGCATATCTCTTGGTTTACCCAACTTCCACAG GAAGGAAATGGAAGTCCTGGATGTTTGTGCTGATTATATTTGGGTCGATTTTTTTATTAGCACTTCTTATTGGGTTGGGCATTGCATGCTTACGAGGAAAGACAAATAGAGACAAAG ATGAAGAAATTAGTGAAAGAACGCTATTAGAAGAGCTGACTACACCTAAGCATGTAGCACTCACACGAGAAGGTGACTTGATTAGTTCTGAAGAAGTGTTGTTCATGACTTTAGCTTCCATTAAGGTTGCTACTGATGACTTTTCTGATACAAATAAGCTGGGACAAGGAGGGTTTGGTGCAGTGTACAAG GGTGTTCTACCAGATGGTAAAGAAATAGCAGTTAAAAGATTGTCGAGGAAATCTTGGCAAGGCATAGAGGAATTTAAAAATGAAGTTGTGTTGATTGCCAAACTTCAACACAAGAATTTGGTGAGGCTGTTAGGTTGTGCCATGGAGGGAGAAGAAAAGTTACTCATATATGAATTCATGTCAAACAAAAGCCTTGATCAACTTATCTTTG ATCCAGAAAAACGTTCAAAACTTGATTGGAAGACGTACAATGGTATTATCAATGGCATAGCCAGAGGACTGCTTTATCTCCACGAGGAGTCACGCCTTAAGATCATTCACAGAGACTTAAAGCCCAACAATGTCTTGTTAGATCACGAACTATTGGCCAAAATATCAGATTTTGGAATGGCCAGAATATTTTCTCAGAACCAGAATGCTGCAAACACCAAAAGAGTGGTGGGAACATA TGGATATATGGCTCCAGAGTATGCAATGGAAGGATTGTTCAGTGTGAAATCCGATGTGTTCAGCTTTGGCGTTGTCTTGCTTGAAATCATCAGCGGAAAAAGAAGCAATGGTTTTTACCAAACTGAACTTGCCCCGACACTGCTGGCATAT GCATGGCGAGTGTGGAATGAAGGAAAAGCATTGGAGTTTGTGGATTCAGTGGTGTTGGAAACATGCCCTGCAACTGAAGTTGAAAGATGCATTCACATTGGACTTCTTTGCGTGCAGGAAAATCCAGAACATAGGCCCACCATGTCAACTGTGATGCTTCTCCTGGGAAGTGAGTCAATGGGTCTTCCCCAACCAAAACAACCCGCTTTTGCTTTGAGTAAGGTGCTTCATCTCGATCCATCTACAACAACCAATCCTTCAGATAATGAGATTGTATTTTCTGATATTTTACCTCGCTGA